The following DNA comes from Paraburkholderia sp. PGU19.
ACCGGGGCGTCTGTAGCCAACTCGCCCCGTCGCGCGTAGGACAACCGGTCAGGCAGTCTGCGCAACTCGCGCAGCTTGTGCCGATTGTGTCGAGAACGGGTTCTCCGGGCGCGGCAGTCCCAGATGATCGCGCAGCGTGCGGCCCGCGTATTCAGTCCGAAACAGTCCGCGCCGCTGCAACTCCGGCACGACCAGTTCGGCAAACTCGCTCAGCCCGCCAGGCAGCCACGGCGACATGATGTTGAAGCCATCGGCGCCTTCTTCTTCGAACCATTGCTGCAACTGGTCGGCGATGCTCTGCGGCGTGCCGATCACCTGCTGATGTCCGCGCGCGCCTGCGATGCGCAGATATAGCTGGCGTATCGTCAGATTGTCGCGGCGCGCGAGATCGAGCAGAAGGCGTTGCCGGCTCTTGCCGCCATTCGTTTCCGGCAATTCAGGCACAGGTCCGTCCACGTCGTACTTCGACAGATCGACGCCACCCGACATGTTCGACAGCAACTGCAAGCCGACAGTCGGATGAATCAGGTCCTGCAACGCGTCGAACTTGTCTTGCGCTTCCTGCTGCGTCCTGCCGATCACCGGAAAAATGCCGGGCATGATCTTCAGATGCTCGGGCCGGCGCCCATAGCGCGCAAGCCGGCCTTTCACGTCGCGATAGAAGTGCTTTGCTTCGTCGAGCGTCTGGTGCGCGACGAAGATCACTTCGGCCGTTTGCGCAGCGAGTTCCTTGCCTGCATCGGATGCGCCCGCCTGAATCACGACGGGCCGCCCTTGCGGCGAACGCGCGACGTTCAATGGCCCGCGCACCTTGAAATGCTTGCCGTGATAGTCGAGCACATGCACCTTGTCGGGATCGAAGTAGACGCCGCTTGCCTTGTCGCGCAGGAATGCGTCGTCGTCCCAGCTATCCCACAGCCCTGTCACCACGTCGTGGAATTCTTTCGCGCGCTCGTAGCGCAGCGCGTGATCGGGATGCTTGTCGAAGCCGAAGTTGTGCGCCTCCGTTTCCGTGCTCGACGTGACGAGATTCCAGCCGGAGCGGCCGCCGCTCAGGTGATCAAGCGACGCAAACTTGCGCGCGACGTTGTACGGCTCGTTGAACGTCGTGGAAACCGTGGCGACGAGACCGATATGCGAAGTCACGACGGACAGCGCGGACAGCAGCGTCAGCGGCTCGAAGTGATCGGCGCGCGCCGTGCGCGATAGCGAAGGCAAATGCGTGTCGCGCACGCTGACGCTGTCGGCGAAGAAGATCGCGTCGAATTTCGCGCTCGGCGATCTGCGCAAGTTGCGCGTAGTGCGCGAAGTCGAGGCCGCCTGTCGCGTGCGTGTCCGGGTGACGCCATGCAGCGATGTGATGTCCCGTTTCCATCAGGAATGCGCCGAGGCTGATCTGTCTTTGGTGTTGTCGTGCTTCGCTCACTGTAGTTTCCTTGATCGACGTCGAAAGAAATCGGGTTTCACCACGCCAGGCGCCATTCCGTGATGCGCGGCTCATGCGCGTTTGCGCGCAGGCCGCTGCCAGGCGTGTCGTGATCGGCGGGTGCGGGCTGGTCGGTGAAATCGGCGAGAATCTGCTCCCGTAGCCGCACGAAGCGCGCATCGCTGCGCTCGCGCGGGCGCGGCGGATCGACGTGAGCGATGCGCTTCACGCGGCCCGGGCGCGGGGCCATCGTCACCACGCGGTCACCCAGATAGATCGCTTCGTCGACGTCGTGCGTGACGAGAATCATCGTGATCCGCTCGTGCTGCCAGATGCGCTGCAATTCGTTTTGCAGACGGCCGCGCGTCAGCGCGTCGAGCGCGCCGAACGGTTCGTCGAGCAGCAGCACGCGCGGCCGGTTCACGAGTCCGCGGGCAATCGCGACACGCTGCGCCATGCCGCCCGACAACTGATGCGGATACGCATGCTCGAAACCTTCAAGTCCAACGAGTGCAACGTGCTCGGCAACCGCCTCGCGTTTCTGCTGTGTCGAAAGCGGCGCGTTGCGCAACGCGGCAAGAATGTTCTGCGAAGCCGTGAGCCACGGAAACAGCCGGTGATCCTGAAACACGATGCCGCGTTCGAGCGATGTGTCGCGCACGCGCTCGCCGTCCACGCTGATATCGCCGCGAAAGTCGCGGTCGAGCCCTGCGACGAGCCGCAGCAAGGTCGACTTGCCGCAACCGCTTGCGCCGAGCACGCTGACGAATTCGCCCTGCGCGATATCGAGCGAGATGTCGTCGAGCACGAGCAGCGTGCCGTTCGCTTCGTCCTGTTGCGCGTAGCGTTTGCTGACGTTGCGGATGCGGATGCCTTCGGAGACTGTCGTCGTCATATGCGGTTACCTGAATGTTGATGTCATGCGGCGGCGCGTTCGCGCATTGCACCCGTGCGTCGCGCGAGCACACGCCGTTCGACGCCGCGTGCAAGCGCGTTGAGCGCCCAGCCCGTGATGCCCACGACGATGATTCCAAACAGCACGAGATCCATCCTGAA
Coding sequences within:
- a CDS encoding ABC transporter ATP-binding protein; the protein is MTTTVSEGIRIRNVSKRYAQQDEANGTLLVLDDISLDIAQGEFVSVLGASGCGKSTLLRLVAGLDRDFRGDISVDGERVRDTSLERGIVFQDHRLFPWLTASQNILAALRNAPLSTQQKREAVAEHVALVGLEGFEHAYPHQLSGGMAQRVAIARGLVNRPRVLLLDEPFGALDALTRGRLQNELQRIWQHERITMILVTHDVDEAIYLGDRVVTMAPRPGRVKRIAHVDPPRPRERSDARFVRLREQILADFTDQPAPADHDTPGSGLRANAHEPRITEWRLAW
- a CDS encoding LLM class flavin-dependent oxidoreductase, yielding MRRSPSAKFDAIFFADSVSVRDTHLPSLSRTARADHFEPLTLLSALSVVTSHIGLVATVSTTFNEPYNVARKFASLDHLSGGRSGWNLVTSSTETEAHNFGFDKHPDHALRYERAKEFHDVVTGLWDSWDDDAFLRDKASGVYFDPDKVHVLDYHGKHFKVRGPLNVARSPQGRPVVIQAGASDAGKELAAQTAEVIFVAHQTLDEAKHFYRDVKGRLARYGRRPEHLKIMPGIFPVIGRTQQEAQDKFDALQDLIHPTVGLQLLSNMSGGVDLSKYDVDGPVPELPETNGGKSRQRLLLDLARRDNLTIRQLYLRIAGARGHQQVIGTPQSIADQLQQWFEEEGADGFNIMSPWLPGGLSEFAELVVPELQRRGLFRTEYAGRTLRDHLGLPRPENPFSTQSAQAARVAQTA